A region from the Aegilops tauschii subsp. strangulata cultivar AL8/78 chromosome 5, Aet v6.0, whole genome shotgun sequence genome encodes:
- the LOC109760609 gene encoding uncharacterized protein, which yields MMTMSDDGDRTCPLCAEEMDITDQQLKPCKCGYEICVWCWHHIIDMAEKEDTEGRCPACRTRYDKDRIVKMAATCDRTVADKNTDKKQKTQKVKSKTLTVEAKKHLASVRVIQRNLVYIIGLPANLCNESVLERREYFGQYGKVLKVSVSRPTGAPSQQTATNNGISVYITYAKEEEAIRCIQAVHNFVLEGKVLRACFGTTKYCHAWLRNMTCGNPDCLYLHDVGSQEDSFTKDEIISAYTRSRVPQMASSVSQRRAGTVLPPPAEDFSYSAVVSAKHTIKNGTTNTTGQSRLSPPNSSSGRSTLPPATSWGHRDLNTRTTATEVASSQSLSKSKSEAHSNSLSSSSMISNSRLPSSWNDDTSTVLKMTEGRQVSERDSLSKTLKPYRPGIAKETQAVTSLESSLDIDFSTIPSAWNDDEVVASDETSKGSEEKQVVNGKFIPSASSKPTEPGQIGSKSSTSPKNGEAVNSSKQNLADCVPHSAISGSVLKRDDGESRPGYTEVEKLSVGVTSVTLDSKDTVHSMAESQQLGAVPNTSVVVPLSQSLKKEQSHLKLAGLSSSENKDPVLSCQSSSDKHLDWSSELQSCRVASPLNDIWNSSVATDKPHATANTSHISLWSDKEINPTSTSDGRTSGTMLQTRLSSTDNASTMLNGRREGLGPMYTPDMVSEHSGMRNHQHRALDAARNDNIGSFGNAVSGNKDEGSIISDILSFEFDPWDESYSTANNFVKMLNESEKNDALFNAPSWKSKGTSNESRFSFARQDNQRNFQDSSFRNCGSDQNFSLLSQNSHGNSYQNGVAFQSLEEDFSKSNPLAMSDIATAGSSRSKISAPPGFAAPARVPPPGFSSQDGLNPPPGFSSGFSSQDMLNHPHGYPHGFPSQAGSNPPHGFSSQAGSNPPHGFSSQAGSNPSRGFNSGFSSQDGSNNIPPGFSSAFSAGFSSQNGSNQAYGSTFSETRLLDNLFGSHTNQYQPQISRHTSDIEFIDPAILAVGKGRMPGVSDSGLDLKNAPFPAQLQTSNNDPRLQLLMQQSMPSHQNLRYTDHVQDAFNPIQNDNYLASRLLPQNHGSLSPYAQMSLQQPRNSQLANGHWDGWSDLRQGNNVPMSDMSRMLYPTEANNFHMLGSNEYNRTFGL from the exons AT GATGACGATGAGCGATGACGGAGACCGCACCTGCCCGCTCTGCGCCGAGGAGATGGACATCACTGACCAGCAACTCAAGCCCTGCAAATGTGGCTACGAG ATTTGTGTCTGGTGCTGGCACCACATCATTGACATGGCTGAGAAAGAGGACACAGAGGGGCGCTGCCCTGCCTGCCGCACACGCTATGACAAGGACAGGATTGTTAAGATGGCTGCCACGTGTGACAG AACGGTAGCAGATAAAAATACAGACAAGAAGCAGAAGACCCAAAAGGTTAAGTCAAAGACACTGACTGTGGAAGCTAAGAAGCATCTGGCTAGTGTCAGAGTTATCCAGAGAAACCTGGTCTACATAATTGGCCTACCTGCAAATTTATGCAATGAGAGT GTACTTGAGCGCAGGGAATACTTTGGTCAGTATGGAAAAGTTTTGAAGGTTTCAGTTTCTCGTCCAACTGGGGCTCCTTCCCAGCAGACAGCAACAAACAACGGTATCAGCGT ATATATTACTTATGCCAAAGAAGAAGAGGCCATCCGGTGTATTCAGGCTGTACACAATTTTGTCTTGGAAGGGAAAGTGCTAAG AGCATGCTTTGGCACCACGAAATATTGCCATGCATGGCTGCGGAACATG ACATGTGGGAATCCAGATTGTCTCTATTTGCATGACGTAGGCAGTCAGGAGGATAGTTTCACTAAAGATGAGATAATCTCAGCATATACCAG GAGTAGGGTTCCTCAAATGGCGTCTAGTGTTTCCCAAAGACGTGCAGGAACTGTATTGCCTCCTCCAGCAGAGGACTTCTCTTACAGTGCGGTGGTTTCAGCCAAACATACAATCAAGAATGGAACAACT AATACCACAGGCCAGTCAAGACTTTCACCTCCAAACAGTAGTTCAGGGAGGTCCACGCTTCCACCAGCTACTTCATG GGGGCATCGTGATTTGAACACAAGGACAACCGCGACTGAGGTGGCGTCCTCGCAATCTCTTAGTAAATCAAAATCAGAGGCGCATAGTAATTCACTTTCAAGTTCTTCTATGATTTCGAATTCAAGACTACCTTCTTCATGGAATGATGATACAAGCACAGTACTGAAAATGACTGAAGGACGGCAAGTATCAGAACGAGATAGTTTGTCTAAAACCTTGAAGCCATATAGACCTGGTATTGCAAAGGAAACCCAAGCCGTGACATCACTGGAGTCTTCGTTGGACATAGACTTTTCTACAATACCTTCAGCCTGGAATGATGATGAAGTTGTAGCATCAGATGAGACTTCAAAAGGAAGTGAGGAAAAGCAAGTTGTAAATGGAAAGTTTATTCCTTCAGCATCCTCAAAACCAACGGAACCGGGCCAGATTGGGTCTAAGTCATCAACATCACCAAAGAATGGCGAAGCCGTAAACAGTTCCAAGCAAAATCTTGCAGATTGTGTGCCACATTCAGCAATATCTGGTTCTGTTTTAAAGAGGGATGATGGTGAGAGTAGACCTGGGTACACAGAAGTCGAGAAGTTGTCTGTTGGGGTAACTTCAGTAACTTTAGATAGCAAAGATACAGTTCATAGTATGGCAGAAAGCCAACAGCTGGGTGCAGTTCCCAACACTTCCGTCGTGGTGCCTTTGAGTCAAAGTTTGAAGAAGGAACAATCTCATTTGAAGCTTGCTGGGCTTTCATCATCAGAAAATAAGGACCCTGTACTTTCTTGTCAATCTAGTTCTGATAAGCATCTTGACTGGAGCTCAGAGCTGCAAAGTTGTCGTGTGGCTTCTCCTTTGAATGACATATGGAATTCTTCTGTGGCCACTGATAAACCCCATGCCACTGCTAACACATCACATATTTCTTTGTGGAGTGATAAAGAAATTAACCCTACTTCGACAAGTGATGGTAGAACTTCTGGCACCATGCTGCAAACCAGGTTATCTTCAACTGACAATGCTTCTACCATGTTGAATGGACGTCGAGAGGGGCTAGGACCTATGTATACACCTGATATGGTTTCTGAACATTCTGGTATGCGAAACCACCAGCATAGAGCACTGGATGCAGCAAGAAATGATAACATAGGCAGTTTTGGCAACGCTGTAAGTGGAAATAAAGACGAGGGCAGCATAATTTCTGATATATTGTCTTTTGAGTTTGATCCATGGGATGAGTCATATTCAACTGCGAACAATTTTGTTAAGATGCTTAATGAATCTGAAAAGAACGATGCACTTTTCAACGCACCTTCATGGAAATCAAAAGGCACCAGTAATGAGTCTAGATTTTCGTTTGCTAGACAGGATAACCAACGGAACTTCCAAGATTCATCTTTCAGAAATTGTGGCAGTGATCAGAATTTTAGCTTGCTATCCCAGAATTCTCATGGCAACAGCTATCAGAATGGTGTTGCATTCCAATCGCTGGAGGAAGATTTTTCAAAGAGCAATCCTCTTGCCATGTCAGATATAGCAACTGCTG GGTCTTCAAGGTCTAAAATATCTGCACCTCCTGGATTCGCGGCACCAGCTAGAGTCCCGCCTCCTGGATTTTCATCTCAGGACGGGTTGAATCCCCCACCTGGATTTTCTTCAGGATTCTCATCTCAGGATATGTTGAATCACCCTCATGGATATCCTCATGGATTTCCATCTCAGGCTGGATCTAATCCCCCTCATGGATTTTCATCTCAGGCTGGATCTAATCCCCCTCACGGATTTTCATCTCAGGCTGGGTCGAACCCGTCTCGCGGATTTAATTCTGGATTTTCATCCCAGGATGGGTCTAACAATATCCCTCCTGGGTTTTCTTCTGCGTTTTCTGCTGGGTTTTCATCCCAGAATGGGTCTAACCAGGCATATGGCTCCACATTCTCAG AAACTCGTCTACTTGATAATCTTTTTGGTAGCCACACCAATCAGTATCAACCTCAGATATCTAGACACACGAGTGACATAGAATTTATTGATCCTGCTATATTGGCCGTGGGCAAAGGGCGGATGCCAGGAGTTAGTGATTCAGGGTTGGATTTGAAAAACGCTCCTTTTCCAGCACAATTGCAGACATCAAATAATGATCCAAGACTTCAACTACTCATGCAGCAGAGCATGCCCTCTCATCAAAACCTCAGATATACTGACCATGTTCAAGATGCATTCAACCCTATTCAGAATGATAATTATCTGGCATCCCGACTTCTGCCACAGAACCATGGTTCTCTATCCCCTTATGCACAGATGTCACTCCAACAACCTAGAAACTCACAGCTTGCAAATGGTCACTGGGATGGCTGGAGTGATTTGAGACAGGGGAATAATGTTCCCATGTCGGACATGTCGAGGATGTTATATCCAACTGAAGCTAACAACTTTCACATGCTGGGTTCAAATGAGTATAACAGAACCTTTGGACTTTAA
- the LOC109760608 gene encoding probable LRR receptor-like serine/threonine-protein kinase At1g67720 encodes MASAAALLLQLQLLLLLSLSAAQPGFISLDCGGADDYTDGIGIQWTSDAKLVFGGQATNLPVQNQLQKQYSTLRYFPADTSKYCYTMNVRTRTRYLVRASFLYGNFDNSNVYPKFDLSLGATPWSTVIIDDADTPVVEEAIILAAAPTLSVCLSNASTGQPFISTLELRQFNGSLYYTDYEAQFFLALSARINFGADGNKSVRYPDDPFDRIWESDSLRRANYLVDVAPGTERITTTKPVFVGTELEPPEKVMQTAVVGQNGSLNYRLDLEGFPGNAWAVSYFAEIEDLAPDETRKFKLVVPGMPLFSKPTVDVEENAQGKYRLYQPGYTNVTLPFVFSFEFKKTNDSSKGPILNAMEIYKHVQITMGSQDANTMSSLASRYPQAGWAQEGGDPCLPVSWTWVQCSSEAAPRVLSITMSEKNITGSIPEELTKLSALVELRLDGNSFSGGIPDFSGCRNLQYIHLENNQLNGALPSSLGELPNLKELYIQNNRLSGHIPRALSKKSIIFNSSGNNLQGPSDSISHGTIIIIVCAVVGAILLLAVAIGCCLCTHKRKKKPSRETVVLAAPAKKLGSYFSEVATETAHRFALSEIEDATDKFERRIGSGGFGIVYYGKLADGREIAVKLLTNDSYQGIREFLNEVALLSRIHHRNLVTFLGYSQQDGKNILVYEFMHNGTLKEHLRGGPNDVKITSWVKRLEIAEDAAKGIEYLHTGCSPTIIHRDVKSSNILLDKNMRAKVADFGLSKPAVDGSHVSSIVRGTVGYLDPEYYISQQLTEKSDIYSFGVILLELISGHEPISSDNFGLNCRNIVAWARSHIESGNIDAIIDASLDTGYDLQSVWKIAEVGIMCVKPKGAQRPTISEVLKEIQDAIAIEVQREAPQVQQLMSKRSMGSVSINTDNSVDLEQNASFDEMLMRPGLR; translated from the exons ATGGCGTCCGCCGCCGCGCTTCTCCTCCAGctccagctgctgctgctcctctcGCTCTCCGCTGCTCAGCCTG GTTTCATCAGCTTGGATTGTGGGGGAGCTGATGATTACACAGATGGCATTGGCATCCAGTGGACTTCTGATGCCAAGCTGGTCTTCGGTGGGCAGGCCACAAACCTGCCGGTCCAAAACCAGCTCCAGAAACAATATTCAACTCTGAGGTATTTTCCAGCAGACACCAGCAAGTATTGCTACACGATGAATGTGAGGACCAGGACACGCTACCTCGTCAGAGCTAGCTTCCTCTACGGCAACTTCGACAACAGCAACGTATACCCCAAGTTTGATCTCTCCCTCGGAGCCACTCCCTGGTCCACGGTCATAATCGATGATGCCGACACGCCGGTTGTAGAGGAGGCGATTATCTTGGCTGCCGCTCCCACACTCAGTGTCTGCCTCTCCAATGCCAGCACAGGACAGCCGTTTATCTCTACACTCGAGCTTCGCCAGTTTAACGGTTCACTCTACTATACTGACTATGAGGCACAGTTCTTCCTTGCACTGTCTGCAAGGATAAATTTTGGTGCTGATGGCAATAAATCAGTCAG GTACCCTGATGATCCATTTGATAGAATATGGGAATCCGACTCTTTGAGGAGAGCGAATTACCTTGTTGATGTTGCTCCAGGGACTGAAAGAATAACAACCACAAAACCTGTATTCGTCGGTACTGAATTAGAACCACCTGAAAAGGTCATGCAAACAGCAGTGGTTGGCCAAAATGGATCCTTGAACTACCGGCTTGATTTGGAAGGGTTCCCGGGAAATGCATGGGCAGTCTCATATTTTGCAGAAATTGAAGATTTGGCCCCAGATGAAACTAGGAAATTTAAGTTAGTGGTTCCTGGCATGCCATTATTCAGTAAACCAACCGTTGACGTGGAGGAGAATGCGCAGGGGAAGTATCGTTTGTACCAACCAGGTTACACAAATGTGACACTTCCATTTGTTTTCTCTTTCGAGTTCAAGAAGACAAATGATTCTTCAAagggacctattttgaatgcTATGGAAATTTACAAACATGTTCAGATTACCATGGGATCTCAAGATG CAAACACCATGTCTAGCTTGGCCTCACGGTATCCTCAAGCAGGTTGGGCGCAAGAGGGTGGCGATCCATGCTTACCAGTGTCATGGACCTGGGTGCAATGCAGTTCAGAAGCAGCACCCAGAGTTCTTTCGAT CACAATGTCAGAGAAGAACATCACAGGAAGTATCCCTGAGGAGTTGACAAAGTTATCGGCATTGGTCGAGTT AAGACTCGATGGTAACTCATTTTCTGGTGGAATCCCTGATTTTAGTGGATGCAGAAATCTGCAGTATAT TCACCTTGAAAACAATCAGTTAAACGGCGCGTTGCCATCCTCTTTGGGAGAACTACCTAACCTCAAAGAGCT GTATATTCAGAACAATAGGCTTTCCGGACATATTCCAAGGGCACTTTCCAAGAAGAGCATTATTTTCAA CTCGTCAGGCAACAATCTTCAGGGGCCAAGTGATAGTATTAGCCACGGCACCATCATAATCATCGTATGTGCTGTGGTTGGGGCCATCTTGTTACTTGCGGTTGCTATTGGATGCTGTTTGTGTACACACAAGAGAAAGAAAAAACCTTCACGTG AAACTGTTGTTCTTGCAGCACCAGCGAAAAAGCTAGGGTCATATTTCAGTGAAGTAGCTACAGAAACAGCGCACAGATTTGCTTTATCAGAAATTGAAGATGCTACTGACAAATTTGAGAGGAGGATCGGCTCTGGGGGGTTTGGCATAGTATACTACGGAAAGCTGGCAGATGGGAGAGAGATCGCAGTCAAGCTTCTCACAAATGACTCCTATCAGGGCATCCGAGAATTCTTGAATGAG GTGGCGTTGCTTTCGAGAATACATCACAGGAACTTGGTAACCTTCCTTGGTTACAGTCAACAAGACGGGAAGAACATACTTGTGTACGAGTTCATGCACAACGGAACACTAAAGGAGCACCTTCGTG GAGGACCTAATGATGTGAAAATAACTAGCTGGGTTAAGCGCCTTGAGATAGCAGAAGATGCTGCGAAAG GTATAGAGTACCTCCATACGGGATGCTCTCCAACCATAATTCACAGAGATGTTAAGAGTAGCAACATTTTACTTGACAAGAATATGCGGGCAAAAGTCGCAGACTTCGGCCTATCAAAACCTGCAGTCGATGGGTCTCATGTATCAAGCATAGTTCGTGGGACGGTTGGGTATCTTGATCCAGA GTACTACATCTCCCAGCAGCTAACTGAGAAGAGTGACATATACAGTTTTGGTGTCATCCTACTTGAGCTAATCTCTGGCCACGAGCCGATCTCTAGTGACAACTTTGGGCTCAACTGCCGTAACATTGTGGCGTGG GCTAGGTCGCACATTGAGAGTGGGAACATTGACGCCATCATTGACGCATCACTGGATACCGGCTACGACCTGCAGTCGGTGTGGAAGATCGCGGAGGTGGGCATCATGTGCGTGAAGCCAAAGGGCGCGCAGAGGCCGACCATCTCCGAGGTGCTCAAAGAGATCCAGGACGCCATCGCCATCGAGGTGCAGCGGGAGGCGCCCCAAGTCCAGCAGCTCATGTCCAAGAGGTCCATGGGTTctgtctcgatcaacaccgacaACAGTGTGGATTTGGAGCAGAATGCGTCGTTTGATGAAATGCTCATGCGGCCGGGCCTCAGATAG